In Vanacampus margaritifer isolate UIUO_Vmar chromosome 9, RoL_Vmar_1.0, whole genome shotgun sequence, the following proteins share a genomic window:
- the LOC144057998 gene encoding zinc finger protein 618-like isoform X1 has product MDELSVSQEQVMIHKSDLSLKVKNKDPCVQLKDINGKSPFCAKFARIECYGLDTNYVACKTCSVPVKYTTESGTSGLIRHKCHTSKAAAAVAADGDVDDHRGSPKLQRLEQDIFTSLAAKVARMCSEDLWPLSAAEGRGFVGVAQTLLEIGSRFGYKFPVEEILPSSSTIARHVDQAYYQLKGRVKDEIQQCQAHALSADLWTAQRAETRFLTLTTHYIHEWKSHRRVLATREVAEDDDIKRAAEEILQEFGMLSEDVVVVTDDSLDAAFHDYTRLSCAGSQMDSILRHVFDCLDEKNPLHAPVIKLMAGTDALVTHLKRERLEEALAQPLQEASQSSWHPKVGTLKSVQGALKSGELRQILLARNELRFLEPVDGELLDEVVALLAPFDEAKRHLSARVPTLHLVLPTKVTLLKALLRRHGDSQVVTELKVNLSQAVDLKFQIDLYHKMATALSPSLRSFLRRTVSAREYDEVIGTLAQLIDKSQAPAVLTGGARSAETSEVDDFFAACIEEDEDEDEDEDEEGGPKERWGRQVVQQYMSDKIPPARSLLDFWKERSGALVPLAKKFLSVPASGAPAEPDLALGRRRAALHPHNVDALLFLHSNMQMMVRRGVAVPVDVISHQRGKKTGEEPLHIACTKIDIKSLQEGSGAHEQERACS; this is encoded by the exons ATGGACGAGTTGAGCGTCAGCCAAGAGCAAGTCATGATCCACAAGTCCGATTTGAGCCTCAAAGTCAAGAACAAGGACCCTTGCGTTCAACTCAAAGACATTAACGGCAAATCGCCATTTTGTGCCAAATTTGCCCGGATCGAGTGCTACGGCTTGGACACCAACTACGTGGCTTGCAAGACTTGCTCGGTCCCGGTCAAGTACACGACCGAGTCGGGCACGAGCGGCCTGATCAGGCACAAATGTCACACGAGCAAAGCGGCCGCTGCAGTAGCCGCCGACGGCGACGTCGACGACCACCGAGGAAGCCCGAAGCTCCAGCGTCTCGAGCAAGACATCTTCACCAGCCTGGCGGCCAAAGTTGCGCGCATGTGCAGCGAGGATTTGTGGCCGCTGTCTGCGGCGGAGGGGCGGGGCTTCGTGGGAGTTGCGCAAACGCTGCTCGAGATCGGATCCAGGTTCGGATACAAGTTTCCGGTGGAAGAAATTCTGCCGTCCTCGAGCACGATCGCGCGTCACGTGGATCAAGCCTACTACCAATTAAAAGGGCGTGTCAAGGACGAGATCCAACAG TGTCAAGCGCATGCGCTGTCGGCGGATCTTTGGACGGCGCAGCGGGCAGAGACTCGCTTTCTGACCCTAACCACGCACTACATCCACGAGTGGAAGTCGCACCGTCGGGTCTTGGCCACACGAGAGGTGGCGGAGGATGACGACATCAAAAGGGCCGCCGAGGAAATTCTTCAG GAATTTGGCATGCTGAGCGAGGACGTGGTCGTGGTGACGGATGACAGTTTGGACGCCGCCTTCCACGATTACACGCGACTGTCGTGCGCCGGCAGCCAAATGGACTCCATCCTGCGACACGTCTTCGACTGCCTGGATGAGAAGAACCCGCTGCACGCACCCGTCATCAAGCTGATGGCCGGAACCGACGCGCTCGTCACCCATTTGAAAAGAGAACG GCTGGAGGAGGCGCTGGCGCAACCTTTGCAAGAAGCGTCGCAGAGCAGCTGGCATCCCAAAGTTGGCACGCTGAAGTCGGTCCAGGGCGCGCTGAAGTCGGGCGAGCTCCGCCAAATCCTGCTGGCTCGCAACGAGCTGCGTTTCCTGGAACCCGTGGACGGCGAGCTGCTGGACGAGGTGGTGGCGCTGCTGGCGCCGTTTGACGAGGCCAAGCGCCACCTCTCGGCGCGGGTGCCCACGCTTCACCTGGTCCTGCCCACCAAAGTCACGCTGCTCAAGGCTCTGCTCCGTCGTCACGGCGACAGTCAGGTGGTGACCGAG CTCAAAGTGAACTTATCTCAGGCAGTGGACTTGAAGTTCCAAATCGATTTGTACCACAAGATGGCCACCGCTCTGTCACCTTCCCTGAGGTCGTTCTTGAGGAGGACGGTGAGCGCGCGGGAATATGATGAGGTCATCGGCACCCTGGCGCAGCTCATCGACAAGTCGCAGGCGCCGGCGGTCCTGACGGGCG GTGCGCGCTCGGCGGAGACGTCCGAGGTGGACGACTTCTTTGCCGCCTGCATtgaggaggacgaggacgaggacgaggacgaggacgaggagggcGGTCCGAAGGAGCGCTGGGGGCGTCAGGTGGTGCAACAGTACATGAGCGACAAGATCCCGCCGGCTCGCTCGCTGCTGGACTTCTGGAAGGAGCGCTCGGGCGCGCTGGTGCCGCTGGCCAAGAAGTTTCTGTCCGTCCCGGCAAGCGGCGCGCCAGCGGAACCAGACTTGGCGCTCGGCCGCAGACGCGCCGCCCTTCACCCCCACAACGTGGACGCGTTGTTGTTCCTGCATAGCAACATGCAAAT gATGGTGAGGAGGGGCGTGGCCGTCCCCGTCGACGTCATCAGCCATCAGAGGGGAAAGAAGACAGGAGAGGAGCCGCTTCACATTGCCTGCACTAAAATAGACATCAAATCATTACAAGAAG GGTCGGGCGCGCACGAGCAGGAGCGAGCGTGCAGCTGA
- the LOC144057998 gene encoding zinc finger protein 618-like isoform X2: MDELSVSQEQVMIHKSDLSLKVKNKDPCVQLKDINGKSPFCAKFARIECYGLDTNYVACKTCSVPVKYTTESGTSGLIRHKCHTSKAAAAVAADGDVDDHRGSPKLQRLEQDIFTSLAAKVARMCSEDLWPLSAAEGRGFVGVAQTLLEIGSRFGYKFPVEEILPSSSTIARHVDQAYYQLKGRVKDEIQQCQAHALSADLWTAQRAETRFLTLTTHYIHEWKSHRRVLATREVAEDDDIKRAAEEILQEFGMLSEDVVVVTDDSLDAAFHDYTRLSCAGSQMDSILRHVFDCLDEKNPLHAPVIKLMAGTDALVTHLKRERLEEALAQPLQEASQSSWHPKVGTLKSVQGALKSGELRQILLARNELRFLEPVDGELLDEVVALLAPFDEAKRHLSARVPTLHLVLPTKVTLLKALLRRHGDSQVVTELKVNLSQAVDLKFQIDLYHKMATALSPSLRSFLRRTVSAREYDEVIGTLAQLIDKSQAPAVLTGGARSAETSEVDDFFAACIEEDEDEDEDEDEEGGPKERWGRQVVQQYMSDKIPPARSLLDFWKERSGALVPLAKKFLSVPASGAPAEPDLALGRRRAALHPHNVDALLFLHSNMQM, translated from the exons ATGGACGAGTTGAGCGTCAGCCAAGAGCAAGTCATGATCCACAAGTCCGATTTGAGCCTCAAAGTCAAGAACAAGGACCCTTGCGTTCAACTCAAAGACATTAACGGCAAATCGCCATTTTGTGCCAAATTTGCCCGGATCGAGTGCTACGGCTTGGACACCAACTACGTGGCTTGCAAGACTTGCTCGGTCCCGGTCAAGTACACGACCGAGTCGGGCACGAGCGGCCTGATCAGGCACAAATGTCACACGAGCAAAGCGGCCGCTGCAGTAGCCGCCGACGGCGACGTCGACGACCACCGAGGAAGCCCGAAGCTCCAGCGTCTCGAGCAAGACATCTTCACCAGCCTGGCGGCCAAAGTTGCGCGCATGTGCAGCGAGGATTTGTGGCCGCTGTCTGCGGCGGAGGGGCGGGGCTTCGTGGGAGTTGCGCAAACGCTGCTCGAGATCGGATCCAGGTTCGGATACAAGTTTCCGGTGGAAGAAATTCTGCCGTCCTCGAGCACGATCGCGCGTCACGTGGATCAAGCCTACTACCAATTAAAAGGGCGTGTCAAGGACGAGATCCAACAG TGTCAAGCGCATGCGCTGTCGGCGGATCTTTGGACGGCGCAGCGGGCAGAGACTCGCTTTCTGACCCTAACCACGCACTACATCCACGAGTGGAAGTCGCACCGTCGGGTCTTGGCCACACGAGAGGTGGCGGAGGATGACGACATCAAAAGGGCCGCCGAGGAAATTCTTCAG GAATTTGGCATGCTGAGCGAGGACGTGGTCGTGGTGACGGATGACAGTTTGGACGCCGCCTTCCACGATTACACGCGACTGTCGTGCGCCGGCAGCCAAATGGACTCCATCCTGCGACACGTCTTCGACTGCCTGGATGAGAAGAACCCGCTGCACGCACCCGTCATCAAGCTGATGGCCGGAACCGACGCGCTCGTCACCCATTTGAAAAGAGAACG GCTGGAGGAGGCGCTGGCGCAACCTTTGCAAGAAGCGTCGCAGAGCAGCTGGCATCCCAAAGTTGGCACGCTGAAGTCGGTCCAGGGCGCGCTGAAGTCGGGCGAGCTCCGCCAAATCCTGCTGGCTCGCAACGAGCTGCGTTTCCTGGAACCCGTGGACGGCGAGCTGCTGGACGAGGTGGTGGCGCTGCTGGCGCCGTTTGACGAGGCCAAGCGCCACCTCTCGGCGCGGGTGCCCACGCTTCACCTGGTCCTGCCCACCAAAGTCACGCTGCTCAAGGCTCTGCTCCGTCGTCACGGCGACAGTCAGGTGGTGACCGAG CTCAAAGTGAACTTATCTCAGGCAGTGGACTTGAAGTTCCAAATCGATTTGTACCACAAGATGGCCACCGCTCTGTCACCTTCCCTGAGGTCGTTCTTGAGGAGGACGGTGAGCGCGCGGGAATATGATGAGGTCATCGGCACCCTGGCGCAGCTCATCGACAAGTCGCAGGCGCCGGCGGTCCTGACGGGCG GTGCGCGCTCGGCGGAGACGTCCGAGGTGGACGACTTCTTTGCCGCCTGCATtgaggaggacgaggacgaggacgaggacgaggacgaggagggcGGTCCGAAGGAGCGCTGGGGGCGTCAGGTGGTGCAACAGTACATGAGCGACAAGATCCCGCCGGCTCGCTCGCTGCTGGACTTCTGGAAGGAGCGCTCGGGCGCGCTGGTGCCGCTGGCCAAGAAGTTTCTGTCCGTCCCGGCAAGCGGCGCGCCAGCGGAACCAGACTTGGCGCTCGGCCGCAGACGCGCCGCCCTTCACCCCCACAACGTGGACGCGTTGTTGTTCCTGCATAGCAACATGCAAATGTAG
- the LOC144057999 gene encoding uncharacterized protein LOC144057999 — protein MDLLWRILAAFSFDCFKSSSSSRSPGKLSCSQPGSLDSSSLTASLSLGPDAPHCQCCITYEARLKRLSCGHVFCDACRQHIVNLAFRDIEGLCDYPCPMCKSLSRLGGPAASSSTSLGCFWGPHAGRVEPAGCWG, from the exons ATGGACCTTCTGTGGCGGATCCTCGCCGCGTTCAGCTTTGATTGCTTCAAGTCGTCATCGTCCAGCAG aTCCCCCGGCAAGCTGAGCTGCAGCCAGCCGGGCAGCCTGGACAGCAGCTCGCTGACGGCGTCGCTGTCGCTGGGTCCCGACGCGCCGCACTGCCAGTGTTGCATCACGTACGAGGCCCGCCTCAAGCGGCTGTCGTGCGGCCACGTGTTCTGCGACGCCTGCCGCCAGCACATCGTCAACTTGGCCTTCCGGGACATCGAGGGCCTCTGCGACTACCCCTGCCCCATGTGCAAGTCCCTGAGCCGGCTGGGGGGCCCCGCGGCCTCGTCCTCGACGTCGCTGGGCTGCTTCTGGGGCCCCCACGCCGGGCGGGTGGAGCCCGCCGGCTGCTGGGGGTGA
- the mtmr11 gene encoding myotubularin-related protein 11 isoform X1 produces the protein MLTGSKNTFKVRQMGPDMKERMLNQSMTTAAARGRDVFGLRCLPGECVLQRAVMVRKKLTAREGRGWLSGTLFCTPFRVAFVPQDAPKADDNAEPLLLGDHDIALASIEKVVVVGPNRTKLVSPNSSLKFTPEELVLYCRDLRVVCFLFDRLTPDAQVVEITHSIAKTYQPLKAGSLLAFQNAALGSVEMKQFLSNRRRDAHMNWHESASDWERELERCGAGGWRVSSVNDRFEMSTSLPRFIVVPQKVLDTELKKSFAHFNDGRIPRWCWRHPRGSDLLRMSSFQNNIYHEKDDIRNLELILFGCHSSLCVVVELGEELPSPADIQLAHVRLRALCLGDISTSVTVPDDKWLSTLEATHWLDYTRCCLKKASEVACLLRSGHMTVALQEAEDRDLSCVLSSLVQVMCDPHCRSREGFQSLLQKEWVTAGHRFHTRANFHRHNDKEEAPVFLLFLDCVWQLWSQYPSRFQLTDDFLLALHDSAHLPLFSSFLANSQRERCRRSQNQGQCYTPVNGWREPLPPDVGVEPPDPPLPPVWDWSLQYSEQRQAAFTQPVPRTPAPPPLLNGNLNTHVDAQRQSDAPPGSVFLLSRGVFSCPANLLPWRGGGAGGVASISGVYRKSHRRAPSSESVSGLERLLKACSPAEGPPGPKPDPYEPLLPLLMGPCVGLWRECYHRGALHAQAFSHPLSANHRHPLELLAGEVRHLQERLAQARLAGADAAHANLNNNANNGTFLFPKSHGAAIAAIAAAHKAPSAAIVSAPAPKDNANKHTFLFGHASDARPGRNDSKVAKS, from the exons ATGTTGACTGGATcgaaaaacacgtttaaagtCAGACAAATGGGGCCAGACATGAAG GAGAGGATGTTGAATCAGAGCatgacgacggcggcggcgagggGTCGCGATGTCTTTGGCCTCCGATGTCTGCCAG GCGAGTGCGTGCTGCAGAGGGCCGTGATGGTGAGGAAGAAGCTGACGGCGCGGGAAGGGAGGGGCTGGCTTTCCGGGACGCTCTTCTGCACTCCCTTCCGGGTGGCTTTCGTACCTCAGGACGCGCCCAAAGCCGAC GACAACGCGGAGCCGCTTCTTTTGGGGGATCACGACATCGCTTTGGCTTCTATTGAGAAGGTCGTCGTTG TCGGCCCCAACCGGACCAAACTGGTGAGCCCAAATTCTTCGCTCAAGTTCACTCCAGAAGAGTTGGTGCTCTACTGCCGCGACCTGCGAGTGGTCTGCTTCCTGTTTGACCGCCTCACGCCCGACGCCCAAGTGGTGGAG ataaCGCACAGCATCGCCAAAACCTACCAGCCTCTCAAAGCCGGCTCGCTGCTGGCCTTCCAGAACGCCGCCCTCGGAAGCGTAG AAATGAAGCAGTTCCTAAGCAACCGGCGTCGGGACGCCCACATGAACTGGCACGAGTCGGCGAGCGACTGGGAGCGCGAGCTGGAGCGCTGCGGCGCCGGCGGCTGGAGAGTCAGCTCCGTCAACGACCGCTTCGAGATGTCCACCAG tcttCCAAGGTTCATCGTTGTTCCGCAGAAAGTTCTGGACACCGAGCTGAAGAAAAGCTTCGCCCACTTCAACGACGGACGCATCCCC CGTTGGTGCTGGCGACATCCTCGCGGCAGCGACCTCTTGCGGATGTCCAGCTTCCAGAACAACATCTACCACGAGAAGGACGACATCAG gaacttGGAGCTGATCCTGTTCGGCTGCCATTCGTCGCTGTGCGTGGTGGTGGAGCTCGGCGAGGAGCTGCCCTCGCCGGCCGACATCCAGCTGGCGCACGTCCGCCTGCGAGCGCTCTGTCTCGGAG ACATCTCCACGTCTGTGACTGTCCCCGATGACAAGTGGCTGTCCACGCTGGAAGCGACTCACTGGTTGGACTACACCAG GTGTTGCCTGAAGAAAGCGTCAGAGGTGGCGTGCCTTCTGCGTAGCGGTCACATGACGGTGGCGCTGCAAG AGGCGGAGGACCGCGACCTGAGCTGCGTGCTGTCCAGTTTGGTGCAGGTGATGTGCGACCCGCACTGCCGCAGCCGCGAGGGCTTCCAGAGTTTGCTGCAGAAGGAATGGGTGACGGCCGGACATCGCTTCCACACCCGCGCCAACTTTCACCGGCACAACGACAAAGAGGAG gCTCCCGTCTTCCTGCTCTTCCTGGACTGCGTGTGGCAGCTGTGGTCTCAGTACCCGTCTCGCTTCCAGCTGACGGACGACTTCCTGCTGGCGCTGCACGACAGCGCTCACCTGCCGCTCTTCTCCAGCTTTCTGGCCAACTCGCAGCGGGAAAGATGCAGACGCTCGCAG AACCAGGGCCAGTGCTACACGCCGGTCAACGGCTGGCGAGAGCCGCTGCCCCCGGATGTCGGCGTGGAGCCGCCGGACCCGCCGCTGCCGCCGGTGTGGGACTGGTCGCTGCAGTACAGCGAGCAGCGGCAGGCGGCGTTCACGCAGCCCGTCCCGCGCACGCCCGCGCCGCCGCCCCTGCTCAATGGAAACCTCAACACGCACGTGGACGCCCAGCGG CAGAGTGACGCCCCCCCCGGCTCGGTGTTCCTCCTGTCGCGGGGCGTCTTCTCCTGCCCGGCCAACCTGCTCCCCTGGCGCGGGGGCGGGGCTGGGGGCGTGGCCAGCATTTCGGGCGTGTACCGCAAGAGCCACCGCAGGGCGCCGTCCTCCGAGAGCGTCTCCGGCCTGGAGAGGCTGCTGAAGGCTTGCTCCCCCGCCGAGGGCCCCCCCGGACCCAAGCCCGACCCCTACGAGCCTTTGCTGCCCCTCCTCATGGGGCCCTGCGTGGGCCTGTGGAGGGAATGTTACCACCGGGGGGCGCTGCATGCGCAG GCCTTCTCGCACCCGCTGAGCGCCAACCACCGCCACCCGCTGGAGCTCCTGGCCGGCGAGGTGCGGCACCTCCAGGAGCGGCTGGCTCAGGCGCGCCTCGCCGGCGCCGACGCCGCTCACGCCAACCTCAACAACAACGCCAACAACGGCACCTTCCTCTTTCCCAAGTCTCACGGAGCCGCCATCGCCGCCATCGCCGCCGCCCACAAAGCGCCCTCGGCCGCCATCGTCAGCGCTCCGGCGCCCAAAGACAACGCGAACAAACACACCTTTCTGTTCGGGCACGCGTCAGACGCCCGTCCGGGACGCAATGACTCCAAAGTGGCCAAAAGTTAA
- the mtmr11 gene encoding myotubularin-related protein 11 isoform X2 has product MLTGSKNTFKVRQMGPDMKERMLNQSMTTAAARGRDVFGLRCLPGECVLQRAVMVRKKLTAREGRGWLSGTLFCTPFRVAFVPQDAPKADDNAEPLLLGDHDIALASIEKVVVVGPNRTKLVSPNSSLKFTPEELVLYCRDLRVVCFLFDRLTPDAQVVEITHSIAKTYQPLKAGSLLAFQNAALGSVEMKQFLSNRRRDAHMNWHESASDWERELERCGAGGWRVSSVNDRFEMSTSLPRFIVVPQKVLDTELKKSFAHFNDGRIPRWCWRHPRGSDLLRMSSFQNNIYHEKDDIRNLELILFGCHSSLCVVVELGEELPSPADIQLAHVRLRALCLGDISTSVTVPDDKWLSTLEATHWLDYTRCCLKKASEVACLLRSGHMTVALQEAEDRDLSCVLSSLVQVMCDPHCRSREGFQSLLQKEWVTAGHRFHTRANFHRHNDKEEAPVFLLFLDCVWQLWSQYPSRFQLTDDFLLALHDSAHLPLFSSFLANSQRERCRRSQNQGQCYTPVNGWREPLPPDVGVEPPDPPLPPVWDWSLQYSEQRQAAFTQPVPRTPAPPPLLNGNLNTHVDAQRSDAPPGSVFLLSRGVFSCPANLLPWRGGGAGGVASISGVYRKSHRRAPSSESVSGLERLLKACSPAEGPPGPKPDPYEPLLPLLMGPCVGLWRECYHRGALHAQAFSHPLSANHRHPLELLAGEVRHLQERLAQARLAGADAAHANLNNNANNGTFLFPKSHGAAIAAIAAAHKAPSAAIVSAPAPKDNANKHTFLFGHASDARPGRNDSKVAKS; this is encoded by the exons ATGTTGACTGGATcgaaaaacacgtttaaagtCAGACAAATGGGGCCAGACATGAAG GAGAGGATGTTGAATCAGAGCatgacgacggcggcggcgagggGTCGCGATGTCTTTGGCCTCCGATGTCTGCCAG GCGAGTGCGTGCTGCAGAGGGCCGTGATGGTGAGGAAGAAGCTGACGGCGCGGGAAGGGAGGGGCTGGCTTTCCGGGACGCTCTTCTGCACTCCCTTCCGGGTGGCTTTCGTACCTCAGGACGCGCCCAAAGCCGAC GACAACGCGGAGCCGCTTCTTTTGGGGGATCACGACATCGCTTTGGCTTCTATTGAGAAGGTCGTCGTTG TCGGCCCCAACCGGACCAAACTGGTGAGCCCAAATTCTTCGCTCAAGTTCACTCCAGAAGAGTTGGTGCTCTACTGCCGCGACCTGCGAGTGGTCTGCTTCCTGTTTGACCGCCTCACGCCCGACGCCCAAGTGGTGGAG ataaCGCACAGCATCGCCAAAACCTACCAGCCTCTCAAAGCCGGCTCGCTGCTGGCCTTCCAGAACGCCGCCCTCGGAAGCGTAG AAATGAAGCAGTTCCTAAGCAACCGGCGTCGGGACGCCCACATGAACTGGCACGAGTCGGCGAGCGACTGGGAGCGCGAGCTGGAGCGCTGCGGCGCCGGCGGCTGGAGAGTCAGCTCCGTCAACGACCGCTTCGAGATGTCCACCAG tcttCCAAGGTTCATCGTTGTTCCGCAGAAAGTTCTGGACACCGAGCTGAAGAAAAGCTTCGCCCACTTCAACGACGGACGCATCCCC CGTTGGTGCTGGCGACATCCTCGCGGCAGCGACCTCTTGCGGATGTCCAGCTTCCAGAACAACATCTACCACGAGAAGGACGACATCAG gaacttGGAGCTGATCCTGTTCGGCTGCCATTCGTCGCTGTGCGTGGTGGTGGAGCTCGGCGAGGAGCTGCCCTCGCCGGCCGACATCCAGCTGGCGCACGTCCGCCTGCGAGCGCTCTGTCTCGGAG ACATCTCCACGTCTGTGACTGTCCCCGATGACAAGTGGCTGTCCACGCTGGAAGCGACTCACTGGTTGGACTACACCAG GTGTTGCCTGAAGAAAGCGTCAGAGGTGGCGTGCCTTCTGCGTAGCGGTCACATGACGGTGGCGCTGCAAG AGGCGGAGGACCGCGACCTGAGCTGCGTGCTGTCCAGTTTGGTGCAGGTGATGTGCGACCCGCACTGCCGCAGCCGCGAGGGCTTCCAGAGTTTGCTGCAGAAGGAATGGGTGACGGCCGGACATCGCTTCCACACCCGCGCCAACTTTCACCGGCACAACGACAAAGAGGAG gCTCCCGTCTTCCTGCTCTTCCTGGACTGCGTGTGGCAGCTGTGGTCTCAGTACCCGTCTCGCTTCCAGCTGACGGACGACTTCCTGCTGGCGCTGCACGACAGCGCTCACCTGCCGCTCTTCTCCAGCTTTCTGGCCAACTCGCAGCGGGAAAGATGCAGACGCTCGCAG AACCAGGGCCAGTGCTACACGCCGGTCAACGGCTGGCGAGAGCCGCTGCCCCCGGATGTCGGCGTGGAGCCGCCGGACCCGCCGCTGCCGCCGGTGTGGGACTGGTCGCTGCAGTACAGCGAGCAGCGGCAGGCGGCGTTCACGCAGCCCGTCCCGCGCACGCCCGCGCCGCCGCCCCTGCTCAATGGAAACCTCAACACGCACGTGGACGCCCAGCGG AGTGACGCCCCCCCCGGCTCGGTGTTCCTCCTGTCGCGGGGCGTCTTCTCCTGCCCGGCCAACCTGCTCCCCTGGCGCGGGGGCGGGGCTGGGGGCGTGGCCAGCATTTCGGGCGTGTACCGCAAGAGCCACCGCAGGGCGCCGTCCTCCGAGAGCGTCTCCGGCCTGGAGAGGCTGCTGAAGGCTTGCTCCCCCGCCGAGGGCCCCCCCGGACCCAAGCCCGACCCCTACGAGCCTTTGCTGCCCCTCCTCATGGGGCCCTGCGTGGGCCTGTGGAGGGAATGTTACCACCGGGGGGCGCTGCATGCGCAG GCCTTCTCGCACCCGCTGAGCGCCAACCACCGCCACCCGCTGGAGCTCCTGGCCGGCGAGGTGCGGCACCTCCAGGAGCGGCTGGCTCAGGCGCGCCTCGCCGGCGCCGACGCCGCTCACGCCAACCTCAACAACAACGCCAACAACGGCACCTTCCTCTTTCCCAAGTCTCACGGAGCCGCCATCGCCGCCATCGCCGCCGCCCACAAAGCGCCCTCGGCCGCCATCGTCAGCGCTCCGGCGCCCAAAGACAACGCGAACAAACACACCTTTCTGTTCGGGCACGCGTCAGACGCCCGTCCGGGACGCAATGACTCCAAAGTGGCCAAAAGTTAA